In Paucidesulfovibrio gracilis DSM 16080, the genomic stretch CGGCAAGGTGCAGTTCACCGTCAGCATCGGAGTTGCCGGGCTGCGAAGCGGGGAAACAGTGCAAAGCCTGCTGAAAAGGGCCGACGATGCCTTGTACCGGGCCAAAAAAGCTGGGCGAAACAAAGTCGAAACCGACCAGGACCAATGATCGGGCAACGCTCGCCCCTGGCTAACGCGCCCGGCTCCCCGGGCATCATGCCCTTGGGCAAAACAGCCGCATCACGAGCCGATCATGCTCCGGTTTTGGAAAACAGCCGGATCACGGCTACGCCTGCAACAATCAGGGACATGCCCAGAATGGCCGGAACATCCAGGCGCTGTCCGTACACGATGCGCGCCACCAAGGCGATAAGCACCACACCCATGCCGCTCCAAATGGCATAGGCCACGCCCACCGGGACCACCCGCAACGTCAGGGAAAGGAAATAAAACGCGGCCGCGTATCCACCTACCACCAACAACGAGGGACCAAGCCGCGTGAATTGCCGGGAGGCTTCCAGGGCGGATGTTCCCGCCACTTCGCAAAGAATCGCGATAAGCAGATAGAGGTAGTGCATGACCCGAGTATGCTGGAAATTCTTCCCAGCGGCAAATCCGCCGTATTCCTGGCCATGCAGGGAAGCGTTCTTGCGGCAGAGCAGCGTTTGAACGCAGCGCAGCAAGGGCGCGGCTCAACGGTTCAGGAAGCAGCCTGCGAACAGGGATCCGGCAATCCAAAGAAACGACAGGCGTTCTTCCCGGCCTGAACCCACACTGTAGCGGGATCAAGCCCTTTGATCTCCGCAATCTTTGCTGCCGTGAACGCGCAGAGCGCGGGATGGTTGCGTTTGCCGCGCCAAGGCTCGGGAGCCAGGTAGGGGCTGTCCGTTTCCACGAGCAGCCGATCCATGGGGATCATGGCCACAGCCCGTTGCAGGGCTTCATTCTTACGATAC encodes the following:
- a CDS encoding DMT family transporter — encoded protein: MHYLYLLIAILCEVAGTSALEASRQFTRLGPSLLVVGGYAAAFYFLSLTLRVVPVGVAYAIWSGMGVVLIALVARIVYGQRLDVPAILGMSLIVAGVAVIRLFSKTGA